The window CAGACGTCAGACATGGAGCAGGTTTACGGTCCTCCGCTGCCCGCCTATTCCACCTGCAGCGACCTGTACCAGGATCAGGTCTCCTTCCACCACAGCCCCGCCACCAGCACGGCTCTCGCCTACCCTGGAAATGAATACCACTCCACGTCCAAAGCCCCCATGGATGGCAGCCTTTTTTCCATGATCCCCGACTACAACCTCTTTCATCATCAGGGAGACGTCGGTGTCATGGAGCACAAGCCCTTCCAGTCCATGGACCCCATCAGGGTCAACCCTCCGCCCATCACGCCCCTGGAGACCATCAGAGCATTCAAAGACAAGCAACAGATCCACCCAGGTTTCATTGGCGGGCAGCAGCACCCGCCTCAGCACCACCCGCCGCCGCAGACTCTCACCCTCAAACCCATCCGCCCCAGGAAGTACCCCAACCGTCCCAGCAAGACCCCCGTCCACGAACGGCCGCACGCCTGCCCTGCCGAGAACTGCGACAGGCGCTTCTCCCGCTCGGACGAGCTCACGCGTCACCTCCGCATCCACACGGGTCACAAGCCCTTCCAGTGCCGAATATGCATGAGGTCCTTCAGCCGGAGCGACCACCTGACCACACACATCCGCACGCACACGGGGGAGAAGCCCTTCTCCTGCGAGTTCTGTGGACGCAAGTTCGCCCGGAGTGACGAGCGAAAGAGACACGCAAAGGTCCACCTGAAGCAGAAGGATAAGAAGCAGGCGGACAAGAGCAGCGGGGCGGCCGGGAGCCACAGCTCGCCGCCCAGCTCCTGCGGGGGTCCGGCGGTGGGAGCATCATGAC of the Fundulus heteroclitus isolate FHET01 chromosome 12, MU-UCD_Fhet_4.1, whole genome shotgun sequence genome contains:
- the egr3 gene encoding early growth response protein 3 isoform X2; this translates as MDLGMGSEKNNSEIQYGSSFQSNRSGQTVTYLGKFAFDTPPSGGIGSSGWCPDNNIISLVSAGILGVSPSPGTVTTQTQSSAPSMGGQTSDMEQVYGPPLPAYSTCSDLYQDQVSFHHSPATSTALAYPGNEYHSTSKAPMDGSLFSMIPDYNLFHHQGDVGVMEHKPFQSMDPIRVNPPPITPLETIRAFKDKQQIHPGFIGGQQHPPQHHPPPQTLTLKPIRPRKYPNRPSKTPVHERPHACPAENCDRRFSRSDELTRHLRIHTGHKPFQCRICMRSFSRSDHLTTHIRTHTGEKPFSCEFCGRKFARSDERKRHAKVHLKQKDKKQADKSSGAAGSHSSPPSSCGGPAVGAS
- the egr3 gene encoding early growth response protein 3 isoform X1 — encoded protein: MTGKLADKIPLTMSSLINTIPDSLYPEEDIPTSMNIFTSTESINHYSQMNTDNIMDLGMGSEKNNSEIQYGSSFQSNRSGQTVTYLGKFAFDTPPSGGIGSSGWCPDNNIISLVSAGILGVSPSPGTVTTQTQSSAPSMGGQTSDMEQVYGPPLPAYSTCSDLYQDQVSFHHSPATSTALAYPGNEYHSTSKAPMDGSLFSMIPDYNLFHHQGDVGVMEHKPFQSMDPIRVNPPPITPLETIRAFKDKQQIHPGFIGGQQHPPQHHPPPQTLTLKPIRPRKYPNRPSKTPVHERPHACPAENCDRRFSRSDELTRHLRIHTGHKPFQCRICMRSFSRSDHLTTHIRTHTGEKPFSCEFCGRKFARSDERKRHAKVHLKQKDKKQADKSSGAAGSHSSPPSSCGGPAVGAS